From a single Entelurus aequoreus isolate RoL-2023_Sb linkage group LG12, RoL_Eaeq_v1.1, whole genome shotgun sequence genomic region:
- the LOC133662050 gene encoding E3 ubiquitin-protein ligase Hakai-like, which yields MDQSDNDLQGSDGSGSLGGPDVRRRIPIKLISKQPLRIKPPPRVQRPGNRPLKSDSVVDDNFGFKQDDRFDCGTKAGDVSVGQRRYPQPLFWDYKLNLIGERDEVPIHFCDKCGLPIHLYGRMIPCKHVFCYECALLHEKKGDKMCPGLTMYSCTDAVQRIEQCQRGSLYMCSIVSGCKRTYLSQRDLQAHVNHRHLRAAKSSSGRQDPMHMPPSSDIPERFRVPPPHMTKNHVHLPNPLQHGGHDPYGQPPPPHDGPPPAHGPETYRIATVTTRKHSNLITVPIQDDSREPMPGPGQPPHHRPGDYPGQPPVVSHAHHMMAPPQQHFGPPPPPPPISHPMQHPPQVYNQAPPPSMSTAPPPITPPPGHIMGQMPPYMNHPPPGPPPQHSGPPVNAPPPHHYNPNSMQQFPEDQGTLSPPFNQPGGLSPGMWPAPRGPPPPRMQGPPPGPGPHHPDQGRYRPYYQ from the exons ATGGACCAAAGCG ACAATGATCTTCAAGGAAGCGACGGCTCTGGGAGTCTTGGTGGTCCAGATGTTCGCAGGCGCATCCCTATCAAACTCATATCCAAGCAGCCCTTAAGGATCAAACCCCCGCCCCGTGTCCAGAGACCCGGCAACAGGCCCCTCAAAAGCGATTCTGTGGTTGATG ATAACTTTGGCTTTAAGCAAGACGACAGGTTCGATTGTGGGACTAAAGCTGGAGATGTGTCTGTTGGCCAGAGGAGATACCCACAGCCACTCTTCTGGGATTATAAG TTGAATTTAATCGGCGAACGAGATGAAGTCCCAATTCACTTCTGTGACAAATGTGGGCTTCCTATCCACCTGTACGGCCGGATG ATTCCCTGCAAACATGTCTTCTGCTACGAGTGTGCTTTGCTGCATGAGAAGAAAGGAGACAAGATGTGTCCCGG TCTGACCATGTACAGCTGCACAGACGCAGTGCAGCGCATCGAGCAGTGCCAGCGTGGTTCTCTCTACATGTGCAGCATCGTGTCAGGATGCAAGCGCACTTACCTGTCTCAGCGGGACCTGCAGGCCCACGTCAACCATCGGCACCTGAGGGCCGCCAAGTCGTCCTCCGGCCGCCAGGACCCCATGCACATGCCCCCCTCTTCCGACATCCCCGAGAGGTTCCGAGTTCCTCCGCCGCATATGACCAAAAACCACGTCCACCTCCCCAACCCGCTGCAGCACGGCGGCCACGACCCTTACGGTCAGCCGCCGCCTCCTCACGACGGCCCTCCTCCCGCCCACGGCCCCGAGACTTACCGCATTGCCACGGTGACCACGCGCAAACACAGCAATCTCATCACCGTGCCCATCCAGGACGATTCCCGGGAGCCGATGCCGGGCCCGGGTCAACCCCCACATCACCGGCCAGGGGACTATCCTGGCCAGCCGCCTGTTGTGTCCCACGCTCACCACATGATGGCGCCACCCCAGCAGCACTTTGGTCCCCCTCCTCCACCACCGCCCATTAGCCACCCCATGCAGCACCCTCCCCAGGTGTACAACCAGGCCCCACCTCCATCTATGTCTACAGCCCCACCTCCAATCACCCCACCACCCGGGCACATCATGGGTCAGATGCCCCCATACATGAACCACCCTCCCCCAGGACCTCCACCGCAACACAGCGGACCCCCAGTAAATGCCCCCCCGCCTCATCACTACAATCCCAACTCCATGCAGCAGTTCCCCGAAGACCAGGGCACCCTGAGCCCACCTTTCAACCAACCCGGGGGTCTCAGTCCTGGAATGTGGCCCGCACCAAGAGGGCCACCGCCGCCTCGGATGCAGGGGCCACCTCCCGGGCCCGGACCACACCACCCGGATCAGGGGCGCTACCGACCTTACTATCAGTAA